A genomic region of Saccopteryx bilineata isolate mSacBil1 chromosome 1, mSacBil1_pri_phased_curated, whole genome shotgun sequence contains the following coding sequences:
- the LOC136319694 gene encoding olfactory receptor 8U9-like — MAQINCTQVKEFILMGLTNQKELKMPLFVLFLTIYLFTAVGNLGLILVIKTDAKLNTPMYFFLSNLAFVDFCYTSVVTPKMLGNFLYKQNVISFNACAAQLGCFLTFMVSECLLLASMAYDRYVAICSPLLYMVVMSPGICIQLVAVPYSYSFLMALFHTILTFHLSYCHSNVINHFYCDDMPLLRLTCSETHSKQLWIFVCAGITFISSVLIVFVSYMFIISAILRMRSAEGRRKAFSTCGSHMLAVTIFYGTLIFMYLQPSSNHSLETDKMASVFYTVIIPMLNPLIYSLRNKDVKDALKKVIFSKGPEIFVYCKMKSFSEVFVSRFDLNW, encoded by the exons ATGGCCCAGATCAACTGCACCCAAGTAAAGGAGTTTATCCTCATGGGCCTCACAAATCAAAAGGAATTAAAGATGCCTCTTTTTGTGCTTTTCTTAACTATCTACCTCTTTACAGCGGTAGGCAACTTAGGTTTGATCCTAGTCATTAAAACAGATGCAAAACTCAACACGCCAATGTACTTCTTCCTCAGCAACCTAGCATTTGTCGATTTCTGTTATACTTCTGTCGTAACACCCAAAATGCTTGGCAATTTCCTGTACAAACAAAATGTTATCTCTTTTAATGCATGTGCTGCTCAGTTAGGATGTTTCCTCACTTTCATGGTATCTGAGTGTTTGCTACTCGCTTCCATGGCCTATGACCGATATGTGGCCATTTGTAGCCCTCTCCTCTATATGGTTGTAATGTCCCCAGGCATCTGCATTCAGCTTGTGGCTGTCCCCTATAGCTATAGCTTCCTCATGGCACTGTTTCATACCATCCTTACCTTTCACCTGTCCTACTGCCACTCTAACGTCATCAATCATTTCTATTGTGATGACATGCCTCTCCTCAGGCTAACGTGCTCAGAAACGCACTCCAAACAGCTATGGATCTTTGTTTGTGCTGGTATCACATTCATTTCCTCTGTCCTGATTGTTTTTGTATCCTACATGTTTATTATTTCTGCCATCCTGAGGATGCGTTCAGCTGAAGGAAGACGCAAAGCCTTTTCTACATGTGGCTCCCACATGCTGGCCGTCACCATATTCTATGGGACGCTGATCTTTATGTACTTACAGCCAAGCTCTAACCATTCCCTTGAAACGGATAAGATGGCCTCTGTCTTCTACACAGTGATCATTCCTATGCTGAACCCCTTGATCTACAGCCTCAGGAACAAGGATGTGAAAGATGCCCTGAAGAAAGTCATCTTCAGTAAAGGTCCTGAGAT ATTTGTTTACTGTAAAATGAAATCATTCTCTGAGGTCTTTGTAAGCAGATTTGACTTAAACTGGTGA
- the OR8U3 gene encoding olfactory receptor 8U3, whose product MAEVNTSYVTEFILKGITDRPELQVLCFVVFLVIYLVTVLGNLGLITLIRIDARLHTPMYYFLSHLAFVDFCYSSTVTPKMMVNFVVKNNTIPFHACAVQLGCFLTFMITECFLLASMAYDRYVAICSPLHYSTVMSKRVCVQLVAVPYVYSFLVALFHTILTFRLTYCGPNVINHFYCDDIPLLALSCSDTRMKEILIFAFAGFDMICSSSIVLTSYLFIITAILRIRSTQGQHKAISTCGSHMMAVTIFYGTLIFMYLQPKSNHSLDTDKMASVFYTVVIPMLNPLIYSLRNKEVKDASIKALDKGCEALKILKFKK is encoded by the coding sequence ATGGCTGAAGTTAATACCTCTTATGTTACTGAATTTATTCTCAAGGGAATTACAGATCGTCCAGAGCTTCAGGTCCTGTGCTTTGTGGTGTTTTTAGTCATCTATCTGGTCACAGTGCTGGGTAACCTTGGACTGATAACCTTAATCAGAATTGATGCTCGACTCCACACACCTATGTATTATTTCCTCAGCCACCTGGCCTTTGTTGACTTTTGTTACTCCTCTACTGTCACGCCGAAGATGATGGTGAATTTTGTTGTGAAAAATAACACCATTCCTTTCCATGCTTGTGCGGTACAGCTGGGTTGCTTTCTCACCTTCATGATCACCGAGTGTTTTCTTTTAGCTTCAATGGCCTATGATCGCTACGTAGCCATCTGCAGTCCCCTGCATTATTCAACCGTGATGTCCAAAAGAGTCTGTGTTCAACTGGTGGCAGTTCCATACGTATATAGCTTTCTGGTTGCTCTGTTCCATACCATCCTCACATTCCGGCTCACTTACTGTGGCCCCAATGTCATTAACCATTTCTACTGTGATGACATTCCCCTCTTGGCTCTGTCCTGCTCGGACACACGCATGAAGGAGATTTTGATCTTTGCCTTTGCTGGCTTTGATATGATCTGTTCCTCTTCCATTGTCCTCACCTCCTACCTCTTTATCATCACCGCCATCCTAAGGATCCGCTCTACGCAGGGGCAGCACAAGGCCATTTCTACCTGTGGCTCCCACATGATGGCTGTTACTATTTTCTATGGCACCTTGATTTTTATGTACCTGCAGCCCAAATCAAACCACTCCCTGGACACGGACAAAATGGCATCTGTATTTTACACAGTGGTGATCCCTATGTTGAATCCTCTCATCTATAGCCTAAGGAATAAAGAGGTGAAAGATGCCTCCATTAAAGCCTTGGATAAAGGTTGTGAAGCCTtgaagatattaaaatttaaaaaataa
- the LOC136320799 gene encoding olfactory receptor 8U9: MAQVNCTQVKEFVLVGLTDRQDLKMPLFVLFFSVYLFTVVGNLGLILVIRTDAKLNTPMYFFLSNLALVDFCYTSTVTPKMLGNFLYKQNVISFNACAAQLGCFLAFMTAECLLLASMAYDRYVAICNPLLYMVVMSPGICILLVAVPYTYSFLVALFHTILTFNLSYCHSNVINHFYCDDMPLLRLTCSDTHTKQLWIFACAGIMFISSLLVVFVSYVYIISAILRMRSADGRRKAFSTCGSHMLAVTIFYGTLIFMYLQPSSNHSLDTDKMASVFYTVIIPMLNPLIYSLRNKEVKDALKRVVINRNWAFLFMKLRK; the protein is encoded by the coding sequence ATGGCCCAGGTCAATTGCACACAAGTGAAGGAGTTTGTTCTCGTGGGCCTCACAGATCGCCAGGACCTGAAGATGCCTCTCTTTGTGCTCTTCTTCTCTGTCTACCTCTTCACAGTTGTAGGCAACCTGGGCTTGATCTTAGTCATCAGAACAGATGCAAAACTCAACACACCAATGTACTTCTTCCTCAGCAACCTGGCTCTTGTCGATTTCTGTTATACCTCAACTGTTACCCCCAAAATGCTTGGAAATTTCTTGTACAAACAAAATGTCATCTCCTTCAATGCCTGTGCTGCTCAGTTAGGCTGTTTCCTGGCCTTCATGACCGCCGAATGCTTGCTTCTGGCTTCCATGGCCTATGACCGGTATGTGGCCATTTGTAACCCTTTGCTCTACATGGTTGTGATGTCCCCAGGCATCTGCATTCTACTTGTGGCTGTCCCCTATACCTATAGCTTCCTAGTTGCGCTGTTTCATACTATCCTCACCTTTAACCTCTCCTATTGCCACTCTAACGTCATCAATCATTTCTATTGTGATGACATGCCTCTCCTCAGGCTAACAtgctcagacacacacaccaaacaGCTATGGATCTTTGCCTGTGCTGGCATCATGTTCATTTCTTCCCTTCTGGTTGTCTTTGTCTCCTACGTATACATTATTTCTGCCATCCTGAGGATGCGCTCAGCTGACGGAAGACGCAAGGCTTTCTCCACATGTGGCTCCCACATGCTGGCCGTCACCATATTCTATGGGACCCTGATCTTTATGTACTTACAGCCAAGCTCTAACCATTCTCTTGACACAGATAAGATGGCCTCTGTCTTCTACACAGTGATCATTCCTATGCTGAACCCCTTGATCTACAGCCTCAGGAACAAGGAGGTGAAAGATGCCTTAAAGAGAGTTGTCATCAATAGAAACTGGGCTTTTCTGTTCATGAAATTAAGAAAGTGA
- the LOC136319695 gene encoding olfactory receptor 8U9-like, with the protein MAQVNCTQVKEFVLVGLTDRQDLKMPLFVLFFSVYLFTVVGNLGLILVIRTDAKLNTPMYFFLSNLALVDFCYTSTVTPKMLGNFLYKQNVISFNACAAQLGCFLAFMTAECLLLASMAYDRYVAICNPLLYMVVMSPGICILLVAVPYSFSFLLALFHTILTFNLSYCHSNVINHFYCDDMPLLRLTCSDTHTKQLWIFACAGLTFIPSVLIVFVSYMFIISAILRMHSAEGRRKAFSTCGSHMLAVTIFYGTLIFMYLQPSSKHSLDTDKMASVFYTVIIPMLNPLIYSLRNKDVKDALKKVIIGRPSEN; encoded by the coding sequence ATGGCCCAGGTCAATTGCACTCAGGTGAAGGAGTTTGTTCTCGTGGGCCTCACAGATCGCCAGGACCTGAAGATGCCTCTCTTTGTGCTCTTCTTCTCTGTCTACCTCTTCACAGTTGTAGGCAACCTGGGCTTGATCTTAGTCATCAGAACAGACGCAAAACTCAACACACCAATGTACTTCTTCCTCAGCAACCTGGCTCTTGTCGATTTCTGTTATACCTCAACTGTTACCCCCAAAATGCTTGGAAATTTCTTGTACAAACAAAACGTTATCTCCTTCAATGCCTGTGCTGCTCAGTTAGGCTGTTTCCTGGCCTTCATGACCGCCGAATGCTTGCTTCTGGCTTCCATGGCCTATGACCGGTATGTGGCCATTTGTAACCCTCTGCTCTATATGGTTGTAATGTCCCCAGGCATCTGCATTCTACTTGTGGCTGTCCCCTATAGCTTTAGCTTCCTGCTTGCGCTGTTTCATACCATCCTCACCTTTAACCTCTCCTATTGCCACTCTAACGTCATCAATCACTTCTATTGTGATGACATGCCTCTCCTCAGGCTAACAtgctcagacacacacaccaaacaGCTATGGATCTTTGCCTGTGCTGGCCTCACGTTCATTCCCTCTGTCCTGATTGTTTTTGTCTCTTACATGTTTATTATTTCTGCCATCCTGAGGATGCACTCAGCTGAAGGAAGACGCAAAGCCTTTTCTACATGTGGATCCCACATGCTGGCCGTCACCATATTCTATGGGACGCTGATCTTTATGTACTTACAGCCAAGTTCTAAACATTCTCTTGACACAGATAAGATGGCCTCTGTCTTCTACACAGTGATTATTCCTATGCTGAACCCCTTGATCTACAGTCTCAGGAACAAGGATGTGAAAGATGCCCTAAAGAAAGTTATCATCGGTAGACCTTCTGAAAATTAA